The Planctomycetota bacterium DNA segment GGGACGGATCCGGCTTCCGTCGGGGGTGACTTCGAAGACGTCGGGGGCGATCGCCTCGCAGAGACCGCAGGTGCTGCACGGGCCGAGAATCCAGACCCTCCGCTCCGCGGGAGGGTCGCCGGGACGCGGGTCGTTCATGTGCACCTCCGAAGCAGGAGATCCGCCGGGCGTCCCTGGCGGGCTCCGGTTTCGGCTGGCTGGGGCGCCGCCCGTATGAAACTGCGTTTCAATGAAACCA contains these protein-coding regions:
- a CDS encoding ferredoxin is translated as MNDPRPGDPPAERRVWILGPCSTCGLCEAIAPDVFEVTPDGSRIRPGAPSGLPADVFEAARLCPDQAIRLTPEGGVP